The genomic region CTGGTGTGATTTCCTGGGTTTGGGTCATTGTCACTGAGTCATCTGctagttcctgctctaattgatggagaatttttgtttgaaattcctaacctttgctcTATCTAGCTCTTtgctttggctttttgttttgttaaattcgcTTGTGAAAACCTCTCTGTGACAGACATCATGTTTAGGAAGTAGATTACTACAGGGCAAAGGGTGGATTAAGCTTTAGGGTCTTGTCtaacttcaaagcatcctgtgatagACTCTCAGCTCTGGCCACCTGATCCTAAATAGAGATTGGTGGAGTTGGGAAGTTGAATTAcaatgatttcttcctttcttcctcctgtgGCCACCACTTGTgcctaactgctacctatcagTAGGGGATGTGTTCTAAGTAGTTCTCTTGTCTTTAATATGGTAGTGTTGCAGGCACGTGTAATCTTTGATCAGAAGATTTCTGAATTCTTGTGTGCGGCATGGAAGCATCCTCGTAAGATATGCAGATATAGTAAGTGAGGTAACAGAGTTTATTAATGGTTAAGGAAAGGCATCACAACAGTGGACCAGGTGGGATGGAAGCAGGGAAGGGCGCAGAGAGCAGGCTTTCTGTTTCAAGACATTTAAACCCAGAATGACCTGTGGGAGTGGGAAAAGAACTGGGCAGCTCCTGCTCACCAATAATCCCAGAGTCATGGGCTAGTGAGGAGCAGAGCTGGCATGCAAACCTGGCTGTCTGCATTATGAGAAACACGCTCACCCGTCCacactcaaagaatggactcagagatgCTGGAGTACAGTGAAAGCGAGACTTTAATGGTGAACCTGCAAGATCAGGGGCCTGGTGAGCAGACACACTCAAAGAGGTTACAACAAGCATCATATTGTCTAGTGCACAAGTCCCTACCCTAGTTCCTCACTGGCTTAGTCCTATGGGGTGTACAGTCTTTCCCATACATTGCCTAaatttcctattgggttattttaaactatgcctctcttgggattggtcaaattctAGAGGTGAGCTTTAGGTGGTACCTGCCTCTTTTGTGGCAGGAAGGTCTCCCTGTGACATGTGCCTTCTGGCACAtacagtttttacccatttcctcattcTATTATGATTTAtccctcccagtttaagttcccttgTCAGCTGCTCCTTCCCCAACATCTGCAAGCTGATCCACAAGCAAGTGGTcagggttaaatgccttgcctcaaaaatggaccaccactgactttatttttaacatgcGTCCAGGTCCCTCCACAGGTAGCATTCAAGGAAAGAGCAAGTTGACACTAAAGGCCCTTTCAGTTAAATGCCAACCACTACCAACTGGAAGTCAGGTCAGCCTTCAGGTCTTCCTACATGCCTCCCTCTTAGACGCTGACCTGACGCATGACAGATATCTGCCATGTAGCCTCTCCTCTTCCTGCTGTGGCTTTGAAATAGAACCCAGCTCTAACATGATCTTTTACTTATCGATGATGTGTCTTTGGACAGGTCATTTGTCTTCTCTGAGCCTCTTTTATTCATCTACAAAGTGGAgtgttattattaattattattattgacatTTAAATAACActgactgtgtgccaggcatggcTCTGTGCATTTCACATTTGTCAGTCTATTGAATCTTTAAATTAATTCTTTGGAAACGTTGCAGAAGCAACTGAGGAACACTCAGAGCTTATAAAACTGGCCACTGGACATAGCTAATGAGTGACAGAATGGGGACTGGACCCAGAGTCTGGAGGTAACAATTCCTGCTCTGTGCACTCCATGGGGAGATGGTAAGGGTCTTGTGAAGATTGACTCATGGATTCCCTTTTCTTCTTGCTACCCTCAGAGGGCTGTTGTGAATTGAGTAGTTTCACATAAAGCACTCAACGTGCAGGTGGGAACATGCACTGGCAGGGTGTTTTTGTGCTTTGTTGTCACTGGGGCCAGCTCAGTGCCAGTTGTGTAGCAAGCCCAACTCTGTCTTGAGTGTATAACACAGGCCTTGTGGATAAAGAAGGACCAAGGCTTGGGCCTTGAGGAGTCAGAGGGGAAGTGATCAATGTGCTGTGTGTTAGAATGAGAGAGGTGGACAGGAAATGTGGTTccattggtagagcacctgctttgcaagtgtgaagccctgaattcaaaccaccacacacacacacacacacacacacacacacacacacacaaagaatgaagGAGGCAAAGGGTTTATTATTGCTCAGGAGGGATCCCTTCAGAGGgagtccccagcaagagagctcttacagacttggagtagatataggggaGCGGTCTAGAAGAAAACCCCACTGGGTTGGTAAATTCTTCTGGAGTGGAGTCAACCATCACAaggggaagctagaggagatgAGAGTGGTAATTAGGTAGATAAATTTCTCAGCTCTGGACCCCCTGGTGAGGTGGtggcttgtcatttccttgaggctagCTGTGGTGCTTCCAGTGGGTGGTAGGGTGtcagtaagctgcctgcaagggtgGGGGGGGGTCCAATTCTGTGACTTCTTTTTGTTCAACCTAACACTGTGGACCTAGACAGAGGGACAGAATGAGTGGGCAGGGATCAAAGGGATGAGGAATGCTCCAGAGGAGGTGGTCTTTCAGATAAAGCAATACCACCAAACTCTCACCTGTGCTAGGTCTCCTCTTAGGGACTTTGCGCACAGAAGGACATCTTCTCCTCCCAGGAGCCTGGGTACCATCGTTCCTGCCTTCTTTTAAAGGTGAAGACACTGAGGCGTAGAGAGGTTAGGAGACTTGCCTAGGTCACACAGCCCATGGGTTACATACACTGGCATTGAGACACTCACCTTTACATCACCATCCTGCCAAATCCGTGTGCTGCTTACATTTGGATTTCCTTAATATTTAAGTTAACTCATTTTTAcctaaatgaatgaaaaacaaactgtGTCACTGCATTATAGGACAGAAAACTAGTATGGATGATAAATAAACACcatgaaaataaacattaaatttcCTCTAGACTCAGGCATCTGCTAAGAATGTCAAATTCAAGGCTTATTCTGTTGAAAGGGGAGATTTCAAGTGTGGAAAGGGATTAAAGTTACATTAGCACCAAACTGAGACTTTCTTATTGGTGTATCAGAGCTGAAAAAGAAGTAAGAAGGCAATAACTCCCTTGCCTTGTGATAGAAAGTGATTTAGGGGCCCCTGCATCCCCTAAAATCTCTCCTGGAGAGACCTCCTGGCTCAGATCAGACTGAGGAGACAGTCTTCAATGCTAGCTTCTCTGCTTGCTGGCAACCTGGTCTCCAGCTAAGGATCTAAGATTTTGTTTCTTCACTGATAAAATGCTGtacttgttggcaataatggcgccgacaggtttcagttcttactgcacccttaagctcctgttttccaaggtcacggtcctgcctcccagggtcacagtccagcctcaagtctagcttgaatcctccttctgctccaacctccaatcagcatgaaccataagatcctaaccaatcagatcatgctgagtcccactgaggggtatttaagcccctgcccctctctccctctctcttggctctctctgctctctccctctcccacccagcaataaagaatctcttggccagatcactcctctccacgtggtcacttttggggcccacatttccttacagtACTTCACACAGACCTTGatgacacatgagaaaatgcaggAAAACACAGAGCCTATCAGAGCAGGTGATAACCTAAGCATTACCATCATTATTACTGAGCCTCCTCACAGGTCCCTGGACTTTTGTTGATGGTGTTAGTTGAGGAGAGAGACAGCAGACAcaagctgggcatgtggctcatgcctgtcattccagctactcaggaggcagagactgggaggattgtggttcaagaccagcctgggcaaagttccCAGAACCCATTTGAACCAATGACTGGACGTGGTGGtgctgtgcacctgtcattccagttacacAGGATTACAGTCCAGGACAGCTCGGAAATGAAGCAagatagcaaaaataaataaataagtaaaacataaccaaaacaacacaaataaccaaagcaaaaaaggaccgGGGCGTGGCTCACGTGGTATAGTAGCTGCCTAACAAacgtaaggccctgaattcaaaccccagtacctcaaaaaaaaaaaagaaaaaaagcaaacacaaagcGGTTACTCTATGCTATATGACACACACTTATTAGGAactattattaccattattatctGCAATTTAAACTATTATGATACTTTGTAATTATCCCTACATTTTTCTTAAGGCATCACGGTCTCTTCCAGGGACTGCCCTCTTGGCTTCTGCTGCTCTAGTGTCCAGAGCAAACCGGAGCCCCACCCCttgccccgcccccgccccgccccacctcttgccccgccccctccccgcccACAGCGTGTGCTTGTAGCCACGCCCCCGACGCAGCGCCTCTCCAGTTCGCCCCCGCCCGGAGGGACTCCCCTTCGGCCGTCGCCCTGACGTCACAGGCCTGCGCCGCCCGCGGCGCGGACGGAAGGTCGTTTCTGTGACCGGCTGGGCGGTTGGAGCAGCAGTCGCCATGTTGTCGGTCGCCGCCCGCTCGGGCCCTTTCGCGCCCGTCCTGTCGGCCACGTCTCGCGGGGTGGCGGGCGCGCTGCGGCCTCTGGTACAGGCCTCGGTGCCCGCCGCCCCGGAGCCGCCCGTGCTGGACGTGCGGCGGCCTTTCCTGAGCCGGGAGTCGCTGAGCGGCCAGGCCGCGGGTGGGCCTCTGGTCGCTTCCGTGGGCCTCAACGGTGAGCCAGTTGAGGGTGGGGATTCCCCCAGGATCCGGGATGTAGGGAGGTGGGGCCGAGGTCTCGGGCGTTCTCCGCGTGCGCCCCGCGCCCAGGCCGACCTCGCACCCCGCCCTGTGCATCCGGGTACTTGACCTTGGCGGGCGTGCAGACGTCCGTCTTGCCCCCGCGAAGTGCGTCCGTGGCCACTCCAGAGCCCTCGGGATGAAGGCTTAACAGCCTGGACCCTCAGTAAAAACGCACGTGCCCGTCAGCGACCCCCAAAACCTCAAGCACACTCCCCTGGAGTCACTTCGGGTGCGCAGGGTCACCAAGGACAGGCGGGGGTTGGCGGTGGTAGTGTGCCTTCCAGATGAGCACACAGATCGCTGGACACGCACCCTAAGCAGCAGACCCCGGTTCACCCTGGGCCCTCGTGTCCCTTTGTCTCTGTGTGCTCTAAATGGAAAGTGAGAGGCGACCCGTGAGCACCGTGCTCACAAGGCTCACCGTTCGTGTTGACCAAGTGGGAGGACTTGTGGGGTCTCCCCAGACAGAGCAGCCGTCTGTACTCTGGTGAAAGTCTCGGCGTGCTGCCCACGGGGTGCTGCTCCCACATGCATCTCGACTGCGATCTCACCAGGCCTGCTCCTTCCCTTGTGCTGTCTGCTTGGCCCACTGACATCTGTGTTTGTGACCCTTCTAACACACTGACCAAGGTGCCTCTTGGGGCAGGGCAGCTGTGCACTCTGCACTCAGCCACCCTGTTGTGCATTTTCCCAAGTTTTCCTCCTGTCTTGCCTTTGCAATTTGGTGTCAGGTCAATAAAACTACTTGTGTTCGCTGATTGCTTTATGTTCTAGCATTAGCCCTTTCCACTCTGCACTGTATTCATTGGTGGGTCTTCTGACCTTGGGCTTCAGATACAGAATGTCTCCTCCGTTTTGTGTCCCACAACTTCGGATTCTGTATACAGGTGGTGCAGAATGTTCGTTAAGGACTAGGGGTGGGCTTTGGAGAAACTGTCCAGGGCAAGATAGAGTGCCTTCGCTCGCCTGCCCTGTCCAAGTCTGCACTTGGCACCAGGAGGAGAaacaggaaaggaggagaaattttCAATAGCAAAGATGAAAAGCACCTCTAGAGTTTGTCCTGTGGCTCAAGGTTTCTCAGAAAAACTGGTGGCTTACCTGCTTTGTGGAAACATTTTTCCAAAGCAGACAAATAATGTAGAACCATGAGACAGAAAAGGTCTTTTCTGTCATCATGTCTTGAAGCTAAGCTGAAGTTCCCACAAAAACGTGCCAGATTGTTtatgggaagaagggaagagacaGTGGAGGAGAGAGGCTGGATCAGGGGACCATCTTTGTGCTGGGGGTAAGTTTGCACAAGGGTAGCGTGTTTTTCATACAGGTTTCTGAAGCACATCAGACCTCACCTTACAGTAATTGTTAAAATGTCTTAGATTTCCTCCATTTTGAGGTGATAATTCCGTTAGTATCCATCTTTAGGTTAGAGCCTGAAAGTCAGACCTAGTACAGCTCAGTCGTTTAGAGTGACCTTTGCAACATGGTAGTTTAATTTCCAAGGTTTCTGACTGTCTAGCCCAAAAGTGTAACGTGCTAGGTGAAGAGAAGTACACAGTTGGATTTCTTTGGTCACCAAGTCTGAATGAGAATGGCAGTCATACTATATAGTGTTCTTAGGCATTGTTTTGTGTGCTGTTAAGATTAGCCATTGTGGATACTGCTTTTAATGTAGAAGTGTGAACTTGCATCCTTTCTGTTAGGTATGAAGCATATGTCATGCACTGACATGGGAAAGTAACTCATGTTTGATTCCAAATGCCCGTCTACAGTGTCAGGCCAGCAACAGGTAGTGTCACTTTGATTCCACAAAACAATAGTTGTGAAGCTTAGCTCACCACTGACAATGTCTGGTCTTCTCCAGAAAATCACAGTTAGTCAGTCAGAAAAGTACAGAGTGATCTTGTTAGGTTTCATCCTTGTTAATGAATACGTGTGGCTTCCATAAAGTCACTGACCTTGCAGATCAGTGAAGAAAAGTTGAAGTGCTGTGTGTGGCAATATTGGCTACTCCAGGAGGTATGCTGGGATGAGAGCCTCATAGACTAAGGAAGAAGAGCAGCTTATTGAGATGGAAATGTATTTTATGAGCAGATCATTCTTTTGGAAGCCACACCTTTGTAAAAGTGAGGAAATTTAGCATCCTCTTTTCTAAACACAAAATTTTGTGGTATATTtcctaaaacaaatatataacTTGCAGAAAGATTTACTCCTTAAAGCATTCTTAGAGGTGATGcctttaagagttttttttttgtcagacaTTTACAAATGGTATGGGAGAGAGGACATaatgcttttcaaaaaaaaaaagaaaattacttactACAAAAGTCTATGTAGGCAGTAATTCTTTACTGAACATCCATGTGGCACAAAGACATGACCTATTTTATGACCTCCAGTAGAAGTGTCCTATTTGAGGCTCACCGTACTGAAGAAAAGAGTGACGTTTTGTAGACTCTACTGCCCCTTTCTGAGGAGGGAACCAggtgaaaattttcttttgttctcttctaAATTAATTAGTTCTTTTACACATTTCATTTTGAGAGCTGCCTATTACAAAGCTGTAGTTCTCTGTCCATTGGTGGTTTTACTTGAAGATAAAGTAATACTAATTTATACCTTAGAGTCTAAAGTAGAAATCTTTACTTTCCTGCAGCTAAGGCATACTAACAGGTGACAGAATATTTTATGAGTTTTTAGCAGTTCTTCCAGAGAGCACATAGTTAGGGAAAGAAGGTTAGACATTTGCTGATAAGAAGACCACACATCATCCTACCAGCAGACTAGATGAGTGTTGGGCTCTTTTTTAGTCCAGAGAATATGAGCAGTGTCCTGCATGTTTGTATAGTATAACCTAGCAGGTGGATTTTCAGAAACAAACACCGCCTATTACCTCAACGCCCTGAGACGTTACATGTCCTGGATTAGCGGCGTTCACCCGCCCAGGAGGAGCTCAGTTGGCAAATACAGCCTGGTGCTCTTACCACACAATGTGACTGGTGGAAGTACCTCACTGAAGTAAAGTACTTGGTAAAGTCTGTTTCCTGTTGCAGATGCCTTGCAGGGCACTTGGCTAATTGTATTTTTACCTTGTGCTTGCTTTGCAGTCCCTGCTTCTGTCCGTTACTCCCACACAGATGTCAAAGTGCCCGACTTCTCTGACTATCGCCGCACGGAAGTCTTGGACAGCACCAAGTCTTCTAAAGAGAGCGTTGAGGCTAGAAAGGGCTTCTCCTACTTGGTGACTGCCACAGCTGCTGTGGGCGTTGCCTACGCTGCCAAGAATACCGTAGCGCAGTTCGTCTCCAGCATGAGCGCCTCTGCGGATGTGCTGGCCATGTCGAAAATCGAGATCAAGTTGTCTGATATTCCAGAAGGCAAGAACATGGCCTTCAAGTGGAGAGGCAAGCCCCTGTTTGTGCGCCACAGAACCAAGAAGGAGATTGAGCAGGAAGCTGCCGTTGAGATGTCCCAGTTGAGGGACCCCCAGCATGATTTAGAACGCGTCAAGAAGCCTGAGTGGGTTATCCTGATAGGGGTTTGCACTCATCTTGGCTGTGTGCCCATTGCAAATGCAGGTGATTTT from Castor canadensis chromosome 16, mCasCan1.hap1v2, whole genome shotgun sequence harbors:
- the Uqcrfs1 gene encoding cytochrome b-c1 complex subunit Rieske, mitochondrial, with protein sequence MLSVAARSGPFAPVLSATSRGVAGALRPLVQASVPAAPEPPVLDVRRPFLSRESLSGQAAGGPLVASVGLNVPASVRYSHTDVKVPDFSDYRRTEVLDSTKSSKESVEARKGFSYLVTATAAVGVAYAAKNTVAQFVSSMSASADVLAMSKIEIKLSDIPEGKNMAFKWRGKPLFVRHRTKKEIEQEAAVEMSQLRDPQHDLERVKKPEWVILIGVCTHLGCVPIANAGDFGGYYCPCHGSHYDASGRIRKGPAPLNLEVPLYEFTSDDMVIVG